In Xylanibacter ruminicola 23, a single genomic region encodes these proteins:
- a CDS encoding DUF6057 family protein → MMKKNWKLYLTALFGIAVFCFWGYVWPEVILARESFQLFLYQDDYLMERLAFPDGMARYVGEFLVQFFRFVTLGALLSAILLVAIQQLFGVLLKRVLPAVSEKILFPVSFLPSVVLCYLLCDLDFSMTLPVGLLFTLVLILLLPHRKMPAFIVSCLLVPIGYWLAGPIIVLLPLYHLRMLSIPRERIAVVAQTSGMGLLLLACIIFSSYFVPYSLENIFKGLDYQMIQRGKFGTDEEMVYDRLLRMKDWNEIVRRSNEQEPQSLACKNVVRLAKYYLKQISGDELKENLLHTYEVLTSGMAAMMMSDVYLHMGFPNISQRAAFEVLESTSNYNMSGRELSRLVETALITGQYEVALKYISLLESTLFYRNWAKQMRELAAHPETIKRVPFYGPLQDIYGQTVDVNFF, encoded by the coding sequence ATGATGAAAAAGAATTGGAAACTATATCTGACAGCCCTATTTGGTATAGCTGTGTTCTGTTTCTGGGGGTATGTGTGGCCTGAAGTGATATTGGCGCGTGAGTCGTTTCAGCTGTTCCTCTATCAGGATGATTATCTGATGGAGCGGTTGGCTTTTCCTGATGGCATGGCGCGCTATGTTGGAGAGTTCCTGGTACAGTTCTTTCGATTCGTGACGCTGGGAGCCTTGCTATCTGCTATCTTGCTGGTTGCTATTCAACAGCTTTTCGGTGTGCTGCTGAAACGAGTTCTGCCTGCTGTCAGTGAAAAGATTCTTTTCCCCGTATCTTTCTTGCCTTCGGTCGTGCTGTGTTACCTGTTATGCGACCTGGACTTCTCAATGACTCTGCCTGTAGGTCTTCTGTTTACATTGGTGCTGATATTGCTATTGCCCCATCGGAAGATGCCTGCTTTCATCGTTTCATGTCTGCTCGTGCCAATAGGCTATTGGCTGGCAGGTCCTATCATCGTGTTGCTGCCTTTATATCATCTCAGAATGCTTTCTATCCCTCGCGAAAGAATAGCTGTTGTAGCACAGACTTCGGGTATGGGCCTGCTGTTGCTGGCCTGTATCATCTTCAGTTCGTATTTCGTGCCGTATTCTTTGGAGAATATATTCAAGGGCTTGGATTACCAGATGATTCAGCGTGGCAAGTTTGGCACCGATGAGGAGATGGTGTATGATCGTCTTTTGCGTATGAAAGACTGGAACGAGATTGTCAGGAGGTCGAACGAGCAGGAACCGCAGTCGTTAGCTTGTAAAAACGTGGTACGTTTGGCCAAGTATTACCTGAAGCAGATTTCCGGTGATGAGTTGAAGGAGAATCTGTTGCATACTTACGAGGTGCTGACCAGTGGTATGGCGGCCATGATGATGAGCGATGTATATCTTCACATGGGTTTCCCGAACATATCGCAACGTGCTGCCTTCGAGGTGCTGGAGAGTACTTCGAATTATAATATGAGTGGTCGTGAACTGTCGCGACTGGTGGAAACAGCTCTGATTACGGGGCAATATGAGGTAGCGTTGAAATACATCTCTTTGTTGGAATCTACCTTGTTCTATCGTAACTGGGCAAAACAGATGAGAGAGTTGGCTGCGCATCCTGAAACAATTAAAAGGGTGCCATTCTATGGCCCGTTACAGGATATCTATGGTCAGACAGTTGATGTGAATTTCTTTTAG
- a CDS encoding DUF5627 domain-containing protein — protein sequence MKRIYAFICGICALSAFTSCENKEVEFDDFDYQTVYFAKQTPIRTIVLGDNVYPTELDNQHQFEVYATVGGVWKNRQDRTIQVAVDNSLVTGKTFENGSPVQALPEDYYELLSNTLTIPYGKVMGAVKVQLTDKFFDDAKATSLNYVLPLRIVGAKDSVLTGKDYILYGLKYINKYTGAWISHGTDEIDLNGVKSTETREAEYLEKNEIRYLTTEGLAVSNYSVPTTVEAYRYDDAAKAYKKTIVSLPCNLKLTFGQDESCTVVPTTAGCTGSGSGKWTLKGAKNAWGGKDRDEIVLNYTIDYEYTDYDPNNNWAAVQRHKIVKSADTLVMRDRQTKLETFVVK from the coding sequence ATGAAACGAATATATGCATTCATTTGTGGAATCTGCGCGCTGAGTGCTTTCACATCTTGTGAAAACAAGGAGGTGGAGTTTGACGACTTTGACTATCAGACCGTCTACTTTGCCAAGCAGACTCCTATCAGAACGATTGTACTGGGTGACAATGTTTATCCTACAGAACTTGACAACCAGCATCAGTTCGAGGTATATGCCACTGTAGGTGGTGTATGGAAGAACCGTCAGGATCGTACCATTCAGGTGGCTGTGGATAACTCACTGGTTACCGGTAAGACCTTCGAGAATGGTTCACCTGTCCAGGCTTTGCCCGAGGATTATTATGAGTTGTTGAGCAATACACTGACCATTCCTTATGGAAAGGTGATGGGTGCAGTGAAGGTTCAGCTCACTGATAAGTTCTTTGACGATGCCAAGGCTACAAGTCTGAATTATGTACTGCCTTTGCGTATTGTAGGCGCTAAGGACTCGGTACTGACTGGTAAGGACTATATCCTTTACGGTTTGAAGTATATCAACAAATATACAGGCGCATGGATTAGTCATGGTACTGATGAGATTGATCTGAATGGTGTGAAGTCGACCGAGACCCGTGAGGCTGAGTACCTGGAGAAGAACGAGATCCGCTACCTTACTACCGAAGGTCTGGCAGTAAGCAACTACTCTGTTCCTACAACAGTAGAGGCTTACAGATATGATGATGCTGCGAAAGCGTATAAGAAGACCATCGTATCACTGCCATGTAACCTCAAGCTGACCTTTGGTCAGGACGAGAGCTGCACAGTAGTTCCTACTACTGCAGGCTGCACCGGTTCTGGTTCAGGTAAGTGGACTTTGAAGGGCGCTAAGAATGCATGGGGTGGTAAGGATCGCGACGAGATCGTGCTCAACTATACCATCGATTATGAGTACACTGACTATGATCCCAATAACAATTGGGCTGCTGTTCAGCGTCATAAGATTGTGAAGAGCGCTGATACGCTGGTTATGCGTGATCGTCAGACCAAGCTCGAAACTTTCGTAGTAAAATAA
- a CDS encoding endo-1,4-beta-xylanase has translation MKRNISNIICGVVAVCGLASCADTDMINIFKDKTKNLKDYEYLNDYDALKTFSNPKASPNFKLGVALEADDYNANGLVTRLANANFMELTAGNAMKMASCVDENGNLNFENVQAFVDNAEANGVSVYGHTLAWHAQQPLKWLEKLLKDKELDIDPNAKLEKEDYSGDFVGMSKFPYYVMGYEPSIVNGCLHSENPGSWYQYFIADGISIPADGNYTAIVKVKGSVANDGLTLNCGWGWGSGESASGKLKITTDWTEQKVDFTGIPGGKKCNLVLQPGSYDGTLDIQTVRLVHYESPAIEVAVNDYDYSFKDVSKFPYYVMGYEPTIVNGCLHSENPGSWYQYFIADNIPHPIEGTYVATVRVKASKAGSMALNMGWGWGSGESASGTLKVDTEWKDVKVTYDNIPAKSCNLVLQPGSFDGVIDIASVKVDHIVKMNTLPLTEKEKKDTLTYALDKWIGGIMTACDGKVKAWDVVNEALSSGHADAEGVYALQHLKDQEDPEKAATESFFWQDYLGDIDYVRTAVKLARKYGPQDMKLFINDYNLEAAWDQNNKAKSLVAWIKRWEADGVTKIDGIGSQMHVTCSMNADKQKANEEAVVNMLNILAGSKKLVKISELDMGCEDEAGNVIKTENMTEEQHKAMSAYYKFIIEKYFEIIPADQQYGICQWCITDAPTNSGWRKGEPVGLWDLDYNRKHTYGGFADGLNGK, from the coding sequence ATGAAACGTAATATTTCAAATATCATCTGTGGTGTTGTCGCCGTCTGTGGCCTCGCTTCATGTGCCGACACAGACATGATCAACATCTTTAAGGATAAGACTAAGAATCTGAAGGACTATGAGTACCTGAATGATTACGATGCGCTTAAAACATTTTCTAACCCTAAGGCTTCTCCCAATTTCAAGTTGGGAGTGGCCTTGGAGGCAGATGACTATAATGCCAACGGTCTTGTTACACGTCTGGCTAATGCCAACTTCATGGAGCTGACAGCAGGAAATGCAATGAAAATGGCTTCGTGTGTGGATGAGAATGGTAATCTGAACTTCGAGAATGTTCAGGCATTTGTTGATAATGCTGAGGCCAATGGTGTGTCGGTTTATGGTCACACACTGGCTTGGCATGCTCAGCAGCCCCTGAAGTGGTTGGAGAAGCTGCTCAAAGATAAGGAGCTCGACATCGATCCTAATGCGAAGCTTGAGAAGGAAGACTATTCTGGTGACTTTGTGGGCATGTCAAAGTTCCCTTATTATGTGATGGGTTATGAGCCATCTATTGTTAATGGCTGTCTGCATTCAGAGAACCCTGGTTCATGGTATCAGTATTTTATTGCTGATGGTATTTCTATCCCAGCCGATGGCAATTATACTGCTATTGTAAAGGTCAAAGGTTCTGTTGCAAATGATGGTCTTACCCTGAACTGTGGCTGGGGCTGGGGCTCTGGCGAGTCAGCTTCGGGTAAACTGAAGATTACAACAGACTGGACTGAGCAGAAGGTCGACTTTACCGGAATTCCTGGTGGAAAGAAGTGTAACCTTGTACTTCAGCCTGGTAGCTATGACGGTACTCTTGATATTCAGACCGTTCGTCTGGTTCATTACGAATCACCTGCTATCGAGGTTGCAGTTAACGATTATGATTACTCGTTCAAGGATGTTAGTAAGTTCCCATATTATGTGATGGGCTACGAGCCAACAATTGTTAATGGCTGTCTGCATTCAGAGAACCCAGGTTCATGGTATCAGTACTTCATTGCTGATAACATTCCGCATCCTATCGAGGGTACTTATGTTGCAACCGTACGTGTAAAAGCTTCAAAGGCTGGCAGCATGGCTCTTAATATGGGCTGGGGCTGGGGCTCTGGCGAATCTGCATCTGGAACTTTGAAGGTTGATACTGAATGGAAGGATGTGAAGGTTACCTATGATAATATCCCTGCCAAGTCATGTAACCTGGTACTCCAGCCTGGTAGCTTCGATGGTGTTATTGACATCGCATCGGTGAAGGTTGACCACATCGTAAAGATGAACACACTGCCTCTGACAGAGAAAGAGAAGAAGGATACACTGACTTATGCTCTGGATAAGTGGATCGGTGGTATCATGACTGCTTGTGATGGTAAGGTAAAGGCTTGGGACGTAGTAAACGAGGCACTCTCAAGCGGACATGCCGATGCTGAGGGCGTATATGCTTTGCAGCACCTGAAGGATCAGGAAGATCCTGAAAAGGCTGCAACCGAGAGCTTCTTCTGGCAGGATTATCTGGGCGATATCGACTATGTTCGTACTGCCGTTAAGCTGGCTCGCAAGTATGGTCCACAGGATATGAAGCTCTTCATCAACGACTATAACCTTGAGGCTGCTTGGGATCAGAACAACAAGGCCAAGAGTCTGGTTGCTTGGATTAAGCGTTGGGAGGCTGACGGCGTGACCAAGATTGATGGTATCGGTAGTCAGATGCACGTAACCTGCAGCATGAATGCCGACAAGCAGAAGGCTAATGAAGAGGCTGTTGTGAACATGCTGAACATTCTGGCTGGTAGCAAGAAGCTGGTTAAGATCTCTGAGCTTGATATGGGCTGTGAGGATGAAGCCGGCAATGTTATTAAGACAGAGAATATGACCGAGGAGCAGCATAAGGCTATGTCTGCTTACTATAAGTTCATCATCGAGAAGTACTTTGAGATTATCCCTGCTGACCAGCAGTATGGTATCTGCCAGTGGTGCATTACCGATGCTCCAACTAACTCAGGTTGGCGCAAGGGTGAGCCTGTAGGTCTCTGGGATCTCGATTATAACCGTAAACATACCTACGGCGGATTTGCTGATGGTTTGAACGGTAAATGA
- a CDS encoding RagB/SusD family nutrient uptake outer membrane protein, producing the protein MKKIINILTLAAVSVAFTSCDDLFEPAIENNLGLDYMYENPQYAEGVLGNAYTRIPCADFPFSEVATDDAVSNDATNDWRKIASGTWTSNENPSERWRNCRAAIMYLNLFLANADKVNWANDEMASRMFNDREKGEAYGMRAMYMYYLLQAHGGMTADGQLLGVPIVTEPEDASSEFNLPRNTFAECLQAIYDDCDRALELLPTNYKDIKNASEIPSKYQGANVGQYNRVFGANFQLRMSGAIVEAFRSKAALLAASPAFEKSGATMAQAADYAAVVLDRIGGVAGMDPNGWTWYCNNEIDALSAGQLPKEILWRGEVEKSGSNDREADMFPPSLYGKGRINPTQNFVNAFPMANGYPIDNEKSGFNAANPYADRDPRLTAYVVYDGNGAGKDNTAINTTVDDSQNRDGLNNEVGSSTRTGYYMRKLLRQEINLDPSAKTTQKHYNARIRFTEIFLNYAEAANEAWGPTGKGNHSYSAYDIIKALHERAGVGNDYLESIKNDKDKMRELIRNERRIELSFEGFRFWDLRRWKANLTEPAKGISIKTVDGKKTYTTIEVDKRDYKDYMIYGPVPYSEMLKFDELKQNQGW; encoded by the coding sequence ATGAAAAAGATTATTAATATATTGACTCTGGCCGCAGTATCGGTAGCATTCACATCATGTGATGACCTGTTTGAGCCTGCTATTGAAAACAACCTCGGTCTGGACTATATGTATGAAAACCCTCAGTACGCTGAAGGCGTATTGGGTAATGCTTATACACGTATCCCCTGCGCTGACTTCCCATTCAGCGAGGTGGCTACCGACGATGCTGTGAGCAATGACGCTACAAACGACTGGCGTAAGATTGCTTCAGGTACATGGACTTCGAACGAGAACCCATCAGAGCGTTGGCGTAACTGCCGTGCTGCCATCATGTATCTCAACCTGTTCCTGGCTAATGCCGACAAGGTGAATTGGGCTAATGACGAGATGGCTTCGCGTATGTTTAACGACCGTGAGAAGGGTGAGGCCTATGGTATGCGTGCCATGTATATGTACTATCTGTTGCAGGCTCATGGTGGTATGACTGCCGATGGTCAGTTGCTGGGTGTGCCCATCGTAACTGAGCCCGAGGATGCAAGTAGCGAGTTCAATTTGCCACGTAACACTTTTGCAGAGTGCCTGCAGGCCATCTATGATGACTGCGACCGTGCTTTGGAATTGTTGCCTACTAATTATAAGGATATTAAGAATGCCAGTGAGATTCCTTCAAAGTATCAGGGTGCAAACGTTGGTCAGTACAACCGTGTGTTCGGTGCTAACTTCCAGCTCCGTATGTCGGGTGCCATTGTCGAGGCTTTCCGTTCTAAGGCTGCTCTGCTGGCAGCCAGCCCTGCTTTCGAAAAGTCGGGTGCTACCATGGCTCAGGCTGCCGACTATGCAGCAGTAGTTCTGGACCGTATTGGTGGTGTAGCTGGTATGGATCCTAATGGTTGGACCTGGTACTGCAACAATGAGATTGATGCCCTCTCAGCTGGTCAGCTGCCAAAGGAAATCCTTTGGAGAGGTGAGGTGGAGAAGAGCGGTAGCAACGACCGCGAGGCTGACATGTTCCCTCCATCACTCTATGGTAAGGGTCGTATCAATCCTACTCAGAACTTCGTCAATGCCTTCCCAATGGCCAACGGTTATCCTATCGATAATGAAAAGAGTGGATTCAATGCTGCTAATCCTTATGCTGATCGTGATCCTCGTCTGACTGCGTACGTTGTTTATGATGGCAACGGTGCAGGTAAGGATAACACGGCTATCAACACTACAGTGGATGATTCACAGAACCGTGATGGTTTGAACAACGAGGTTGGTTCTTCTACCCGTACAGGTTACTATATGCGTAAGCTGTTGCGTCAGGAGATTAACCTGGATCCCTCGGCAAAAACCACACAGAAGCACTACAATGCTCGTATCCGCTTTACCGAGATCTTCCTGAACTATGCTGAAGCTGCCAACGAGGCTTGGGGCCCAACAGGTAAGGGTAACCACAGCTATAGTGCTTACGACATCATCAAGGCTCTGCACGAGCGTGCTGGTGTGGGTAACGACTATCTGGAGAGCATTAAGAACGACAAGGATAAGATGCGCGAGCTGATCCGTAACGAGCGTCGTATTGAGCTGAGCTTCGAGGGCTTCCGTTTCTGGGATCTCCGTCGTTGGAAGGCTAACCTGACAGAGCCCGCTAAGGGTATCAGCATTAAGACCGTTGATGGTAAGAAGACCTATACCACCATCGAGGTTGATAAGCGCGATTATAAGGACTACATGATCTATGGTCCAGTACCTTACTCTGAGATGCTGAAGTTCGATGAGTTGAAGCAGAACCAGGGCTGGTAA
- a CDS encoding TolB family protein, translated as MKKINKWALITLLSFLVSACSLHPDHVQMVNQQPDIYPDYIGVTIPVDIAPLNFSMTDDDFTDVYVDVKGEKGGSIHAEGTYADFDVDEWHQLLKANKGSRLLVSVMACREGNWYQYRDFSIEVSPNPLDEWGITYRRIAPSYALYGHMGLYQRCLSDFTETSMLENSQVHGQCMNCHTQNRTNPEQYVFHVRGEHGATVVHQHGKDVLLKARNDSLGGTMVYPYWHPSGRYCAFSTNKTAQMFHTGNNKRIEVFDTSSDVFVYDMEKHEVIKDTLIMTTGWAENTPAFSPDGKWLYFTTVRCGNYPKGYDQVRYSLCRVAFDEKSGKIGTEVDTLVNAGVTGKSVTWPRPSYDGKYLMYTQLDYGYFSVWHPEADLYMLDLETGVNRPLNEVNSIRSESLHNWTRNSRWFLFTSRREDGLYTRLYFSSVDEHGKATKPFLLPQQNPKEYYQRLMYSYNTPDFTSVPVKTNAREMGRKIERF; from the coding sequence ATGAAGAAGATAAACAAATGGGCTTTGATAACACTGCTGTCATTTCTCGTGTCGGCATGTAGTCTGCACCCTGATCATGTGCAGATGGTGAACCAGCAGCCTGATATATATCCGGATTATATCGGTGTAACGATACCTGTGGATATCGCACCGCTGAATTTCTCAATGACTGATGATGACTTTACAGATGTCTATGTAGATGTGAAAGGCGAGAAGGGTGGTTCTATACATGCAGAGGGGACCTATGCTGATTTTGACGTAGATGAGTGGCATCAGTTATTGAAGGCTAACAAGGGAAGTCGTTTGTTGGTGTCGGTGATGGCATGCAGAGAGGGAAACTGGTATCAGTATCGCGACTTTTCTATCGAGGTTAGTCCGAATCCGCTTGACGAATGGGGTATTACCTATCGCCGTATTGCGCCCAGTTATGCGCTCTATGGTCATATGGGGCTGTATCAGCGTTGTCTCTCTGACTTTACAGAAACGTCGATGCTGGAGAATTCGCAAGTGCATGGACAATGCATGAACTGTCATACCCAGAATCGTACGAATCCTGAGCAGTATGTGTTCCATGTGAGAGGTGAGCATGGTGCTACAGTGGTACATCAACACGGAAAGGATGTACTCCTCAAAGCGCGTAACGACAGTCTGGGAGGTACAATGGTCTATCCCTACTGGCATCCGAGTGGTCGCTATTGTGCCTTTTCAACTAATAAAACAGCACAGATGTTTCATACTGGCAACAACAAGCGTATTGAGGTGTTTGATACCTCATCGGATGTGTTTGTTTACGACATGGAGAAGCATGAGGTTATCAAGGATACCCTGATTATGACGACTGGTTGGGCAGAGAATACACCTGCTTTCTCGCCTGATGGTAAGTGGTTGTATTTTACAACTGTCAGATGTGGCAACTATCCCAAAGGCTATGATCAGGTAAGGTATAGTCTTTGTAGAGTGGCATTTGATGAGAAATCGGGCAAGATTGGTACCGAGGTGGATACGTTGGTAAATGCTGGTGTAACGGGTAAAAGCGTGACTTGGCCTCGCCCTTCGTATGATGGAAAGTACTTGATGTACACGCAGTTGGATTATGGTTACTTCTCGGTTTGGCATCCGGAAGCAGATTTATATATGCTTGATCTTGAGACGGGAGTAAACAGACCATTGAACGAGGTGAATAGCATACGTTCGGAGAGTTTGCATAACTGGACGCGTAATAGTCGTTGGTTCCTGTTTACCAGTCGTCGTGAGGATGGTTTGTACACACGTCTTTATTTCTCGTCTGTTGATGAACACGGGAAGGCCACCAAGCCGTTCCTGCTTCCACAACAAAATCCTAAGGAGTATTATCAGCGCTTAATGTATTCGTATAACACCCCCGATTTTACATCTGTACCAGTTAAAACGAATGCTCGCGAAATGGGTAGGAAAATAGAGCGTTTCTGA
- a CDS encoding TolB family protein, whose product MKQLINHISIVLTAIFCLVMLEGCRHQVEHATRVHQVPAIYPDYVGVTIPAGIAPLDFNFVGGNVDLLDVTVRGSKGGELHVQGEWADFDIEAWQQLTQQNAGGELLFTVCVEHDDQWTQYDDFKVYVSKLPLEDYGLTYRRIPPGYEVGGANIGIYQRDLHSFDETAILKVSAVYGHCINCHTANQTNPSTLTMQFRGEGGGTLVQKNGNQQWLNTRTDSTKAAGSYAYWHPSGRYCAYAVNSVHQNFHVGTEKRIEAYHRFSDLILLDTQTNQLILSPLLQTEDQEIFPAFSPDGKYLYYSTSKPCNLPAEYEKVKCSICRIAFDGKTGTFGNEVDTLVNTAATGKSYTLVRPSYDGRWLMFCVSDHSNFPVFQNDADLWLMDLKTGEMRELKEVNSRKTESFHNWSSNSGWFVFSSKRENGEYAQLYLASIDDKGRVTKPFLLPQRNPKKYYSELFDSYNVPDFTKSPVSLDVHEVHRQVFDGKRQQVTIR is encoded by the coding sequence ATGAAACAGCTCATTAATCATATTTCTATTGTCTTGACAGCGATCTTCTGTCTGGTCATGCTGGAGGGCTGTCGCCATCAGGTGGAGCATGCAACTCGTGTGCATCAGGTGCCTGCTATCTATCCCGATTATGTAGGGGTGACTATCCCGGCGGGTATTGCTCCCTTGGATTTTAATTTCGTGGGTGGCAATGTGGATCTGTTGGATGTAACGGTTCGTGGCTCTAAAGGAGGCGAACTGCATGTACAAGGTGAATGGGCTGACTTTGATATTGAAGCATGGCAACAGCTGACCCAACAGAATGCAGGTGGTGAGTTGCTATTTACTGTTTGTGTGGAGCATGATGACCAGTGGACACAGTATGATGATTTCAAGGTGTATGTGAGCAAACTGCCCTTAGAGGATTATGGCCTGACTTATCGTAGAATTCCACCTGGTTATGAGGTGGGTGGCGCTAACATCGGTATCTATCAGCGTGATTTGCACAGTTTCGACGAGACTGCCATTTTGAAGGTGAGTGCTGTTTACGGCCATTGCATCAACTGTCATACAGCTAACCAGACCAATCCTTCTACGCTTACCATGCAGTTCCGTGGCGAAGGTGGTGGCACCCTGGTGCAGAAGAATGGCAACCAGCAATGGCTGAATACCCGTACCGATTCTACCAAGGCTGCTGGCAGCTATGCCTACTGGCATCCGTCGGGGCGTTATTGTGCTTACGCCGTGAATTCGGTGCATCAGAATTTCCATGTGGGTACCGAGAAACGTATTGAGGCTTATCACCGCTTTAGCGATCTGATTCTCTTAGATACTCAGACCAATCAACTGATACTCTCGCCATTGTTACAGACGGAGGATCAGGAGATATTCCCCGCATTCTCGCCCGATGGTAAGTATCTGTATTACAGCACTTCGAAACCATGCAATCTGCCTGCTGAGTACGAGAAGGTGAAGTGTAGCATCTGCCGGATTGCCTTTGATGGGAAGACAGGCACTTTCGGTAACGAGGTTGATACACTGGTAAATACTGCGGCTACCGGTAAGAGTTATACGTTGGTTCGTCCTTCTTACGATGGACGCTGGCTGATGTTCTGTGTGAGCGACCATAGTAATTTCCCGGTGTTCCAGAATGATGCCGACTTATGGCTGATGGACTTGAAAACTGGTGAGATGCGTGAGTTGAAGGAGGTAAACAGTCGTAAGACGGAGAGCTTTCATAACTGGAGCTCAAACAGTGGATGGTTTGTGTTCTCGTCGAAACGCGAGAATGGCGAGTATGCCCAACTTTACCTGGCATCTATAGATGATAAAGGCCGTGTTACCAAGCCGTTCTTGTTGCCCCAGCGTAATCCCAAGAAATACTACAGTGAATTGTTCGACTCGTATAATGTGCCCGATTTCACCAAGTCACCAGTAAGTCTGGATGTACATGAGGTTCACAGACAGGTGTTTGATGGCAAGCGACAACAGGTAACAATTAGATAA
- a CDS encoding DUF6057 family protein: MKPEYINRYLQTAAKKNWILSVFLGALIFLFWGGYLPHALSYAEQYQLFLWTPDYLLGCLGHPGGAAEWLETCMVQFYYLLWLGAMILALLFIGYQRMVASWLKAESFLLSLIPAILLFWAMGDLDVLLSFPIAIMASLAMAKIGVANRWLDICKEMVLTPLVYWLIGPMAWLYVALRIVVDYKRFIWLPLWLLAIQLVLWHTLLEQLPLHSVMCSMGYYRSPSVVPLLWIVPLSVLLCVLADRLYINKVLKWPVQAIAVVVLGWLAVTRGYADERYELVWQDYQIRNEHWDDIIKRAEQKTVETAFWSNSVNLALAERRQLADRMFDFYQSGIDALLMNMVRDPFSNIPAAEAFYRLGMVNSAQRYMFDMQESINNGRKSGRFTQRIAECYIINGKYDLARKHLALLKNSLFYKNWAEEAEQYLGDEAGINAHSVWGKLRQYRQKQDFLFYYPEMASMLGSLFNGNRSNTMALDYFVAQVLLNGDAPTFQQALPWVEQCGGYMQMPRGYQDALNCIQRQGNVPGSPYAAFISRMLAKAQQQQNNQVYETAH, from the coding sequence ATGAAGCCTGAATACATCAATAGATATCTCCAGACGGCTGCCAAAAAGAATTGGATTTTGTCAGTTTTTCTTGGCGCTTTGATCTTTTTGTTTTGGGGAGGATATCTGCCGCATGCACTTTCTTACGCAGAGCAATACCAACTGTTTTTGTGGACGCCTGACTATCTGTTAGGATGTTTGGGGCATCCAGGAGGGGCTGCTGAATGGCTCGAAACATGTATGGTGCAGTTTTATTACCTGCTGTGGTTGGGGGCAATGATTCTGGCTTTGCTTTTTATCGGCTATCAGCGGATGGTGGCAAGCTGGTTAAAAGCAGAGTCTTTTCTGCTGAGTTTGATTCCTGCTATTTTGCTCTTTTGGGCGATGGGCGATCTGGATGTGCTTCTTTCGTTTCCTATCGCTATTATGGCTTCTCTGGCGATGGCTAAGATTGGTGTTGCTAATCGTTGGTTGGATATCTGCAAGGAAATGGTTCTGACACCATTGGTATATTGGCTGATTGGTCCGATGGCATGGCTGTATGTAGCATTACGCATTGTGGTGGATTACAAGCGCTTTATCTGGCTGCCATTATGGTTGTTGGCCATACAACTGGTGTTGTGGCATACGTTGCTGGAGCAGTTACCCTTACACTCGGTGATGTGTTCTATGGGCTATTATCGTAGTCCATCGGTGGTTCCCCTGCTATGGATAGTGCCACTATCCGTGCTGTTATGTGTGTTGGCTGACCGACTATATATAAATAAGGTATTAAAGTGGCCTGTTCAGGCGATTGCCGTTGTGGTGTTAGGTTGGCTGGCTGTGACACGTGGTTATGCCGATGAGCGCTACGAGTTGGTATGGCAAGACTATCAAATCAGAAACGAACATTGGGACGACATCATCAAACGGGCCGAACAGAAAACGGTGGAAACGGCATTCTGGTCTAACAGCGTGAATCTGGCATTGGCAGAACGTCGCCAGTTGGCTGATAGAATGTTCGACTTTTACCAGAGCGGAATCGATGCCTTGTTAATGAATATGGTACGCGATCCATTCTCGAATATACCAGCTGCCGAGGCTTTCTATCGTTTGGGTATGGTTAATTCTGCACAACGGTATATGTTTGATATGCAGGAGTCGATCAATAATGGCAGAAAGAGCGGACGTTTTACCCAGCGTATCGCTGAGTGCTATATTATCAATGGGAAATACGATTTGGCCAGGAAACATCTGGCGCTCCTGAAGAACAGTCTGTTTTATAAGAACTGGGCAGAAGAGGCAGAGCAATATCTGGGCGATGAGGCTGGGATTAATGCCCATTCTGTTTGGGGAAAGTTGCGACAATATCGACAGAAGCAGGATTTCCTGTTCTACTACCCGGAGATGGCTTCGATGCTGGGTAGCTTGTTTAATGGAAACAGATCGAACACCATGGCGTTGGATTATTTCGTGGCGCAGGTCCTGTTGAACGGCGATGCGCCCACCTTCCAGCAGGCATTGCCATGGGTAGAGCAGTGTGGAGGCTATATGCAGATGCCTCGTGGTTATCAAGATGCCTTGAACTGTATCCAGCGTCAGGGTAATGTGCCAGGTTCGCCGTATGCCGCCTTTATCAGTAGGATGTTAGCGAAAGCACAGCAACAACAAAACAATCAAGTGTATGAAACAGCTCATTAA